A portion of the Flavobacterium magnum genome contains these proteins:
- a CDS encoding IS1096 element passenger TnpR family protein — translation MVYKFRVILDAEEDVFRDIAIMDDDTLEDFHNAIVNAFGFDGNEMASFYTCDGQWNQDEEIPLFDGGDVPGEQMTMADHTLGQLLDEDNTKIIYVYDFLNMWTFLVELAAIEAPQPGESYPATLFSHGDMPADAPDKQFEADENEFGYDEDGYDEDDLDEFDSGENFEDYGFEENWN, via the coding sequence ATGGTTTACAAATTCAGGGTAATACTTGATGCTGAAGAGGACGTTTTCCGTGATATTGCCATTATGGATGACGATACGCTGGAAGATTTTCACAACGCAATAGTGAATGCATTTGGGTTTGACGGCAATGAGATGGCGTCCTTTTATACCTGTGACGGGCAATGGAACCAGGACGAGGAAATCCCGCTTTTTGATGGTGGAGACGTACCCGGCGAGCAGATGACAATGGCGGATCATACGCTGGGACAACTCCTGGACGAAGACAACACCAAGATCATTTATGTGTACGATTTCCTGAATATGTGGACATTCCTTGTGGAATTGGCCGCAATCGAAGCGCCGCAACCGGGCGAAAGCTATCCTGCGACTTTGTTTTCGCACGGCGATATGCCCGCAGACGCTCCAGACAAGCAATTTGAAGCGGATGAAAATGAATTCGGTTACGACGAGGACGGCTATGACGAGGACGACCTCGACGAGTTTGACAGCGGCGAAAACTTTGAGGATTACGGGTTCGAAGAGAATTGGAATTAA
- a CDS encoding ABC transporter permease, with protein sequence MKRLLSIELQKIWKSRSSRILTITYFVLLTSLALITTINFKFIGIDIRLADVGIFNFPFIWHFNTFIAAFLKIFLAIVIVSMISNEYSYGTLKQNLIDGMSKKEFIMSKFLTVILFALISTVYIFIVTLILGYGYSSYDEPAIVFSELDYLVAFLIKLSAFFSFCLFLGLLIKRSAFALGFLVVWFIIERVFIGAVRVPEWMADLFPLQSMWNLIDWPFPRLEAYQQLEKMNGSAVVRDYSVHLSSMMIAVAWIVIFVLLSYKLLQKRDL encoded by the coding sequence ATGAAAAGATTACTTTCCATAGAACTACAGAAAATCTGGAAAAGCCGCTCCAGCCGCATTCTGACCATCACCTATTTCGTACTGCTGACCTCGCTGGCGCTGATCACGACGATCAACTTCAAATTCATCGGGATTGACATCAGGCTCGCCGATGTCGGCATCTTTAATTTTCCGTTCATTTGGCACTTCAATACATTCATTGCGGCCTTCCTGAAAATTTTTCTGGCCATCGTGATCGTGTCAATGATTTCCAATGAATACAGTTATGGCACCCTGAAGCAAAACCTCATTGACGGGATGAGTAAGAAGGAATTCATTATGTCAAAATTCCTGACCGTCATATTGTTTGCACTGATTTCCACCGTGTATATTTTCATTGTCACCTTGATCCTTGGATACGGTTACTCGTCTTATGACGAACCGGCCATCGTTTTCTCTGAACTGGATTACCTTGTCGCCTTCCTTATAAAGCTCAGCGCATTCTTCTCGTTCTGCCTGTTTTTGGGTTTGTTGATCAAACGCTCGGCATTTGCGCTCGGTTTTCTTGTGGTGTGGTTTATCATCGAAAGAGTTTTTATCGGCGCCGTAAGGGTACCGGAATGGATGGCGGATTTATTCCCGTTGCAATCGATGTGGAATCTTATCGATTGGCCGTTTCCGAGACTGGAAGCTTATCAGCAACTCGAGAAAATGAACGGGAGCGCCGTGGTGAGAGATTACAGCGTACACCTGAGCAGCATGATGATTGCCGTGGCGTGGATTGTGATCTTTGTATTATTGTCTTATAAATTACTTCAAAAACGGGATTTATAG
- the pyrF gene encoding orotidine-5'-phosphate decarboxylase has translation MTTAQLIAQIHSKKSFLCIGLDVDLNKIPKHLLDTEDPIFEFNKAIIDATHDLAVSYKPNTAFYEAYGLTGWQSLEKTIRYLNANYPEIFTIADAKRGDIGNTSTMYAKAFLDDLQFDSVTVAPYMGKDSVEPFLQFEDKHAIMLALTSNEGAFDFQTLNTDGKELYRQVLETSVTWKNSERLMYVVGATKAEYFTEVRKIVPDSFLLVPGVGAQGGSLSEVCKYGMNDNVGLLINSSRAIIYASPERDFAEKAREEASKIQQEMSVILSDR, from the coding sequence ATGACAACAGCACAACTTATCGCGCAGATCCACAGCAAGAAATCATTCCTTTGTATCGGACTTGATGTCGATCTGAACAAAATCCCAAAGCATTTGCTTGACACTGAAGACCCGATTTTCGAGTTTAACAAGGCCATTATCGATGCGACACATGATTTGGCGGTTTCGTATAAACCCAATACGGCGTTTTACGAGGCCTATGGCTTGACAGGCTGGCAGTCACTGGAGAAAACAATACGATACCTGAACGCGAATTATCCTGAAATCTTTACCATTGCTGATGCCAAGCGCGGCGATATCGGGAATACGTCGACGATGTACGCGAAGGCTTTCCTCGACGATTTACAGTTTGATTCCGTTACGGTGGCCCCTTATATGGGTAAGGATTCGGTCGAACCGTTTCTGCAATTTGAAGATAAGCATGCCATCATGCTGGCGCTGACGTCCAATGAGGGTGCATTCGATTTCCAGACCCTGAATACGGATGGAAAAGAACTCTACAGGCAAGTCCTCGAGACTTCCGTAACATGGAAAAATTCAGAACGATTAATGTATGTGGTCGGGGCTACAAAGGCAGAGTATTTTACCGAAGTCCGTAAAATCGTCCCCGACAGCTTCCTACTCGTTCCCGGTGTTGGCGCGCAGGGGGGCAGTTTATCGGAAGTCTGTAAGTACGGAATGAATGACAATGTGGGATTATTGATCAACTCATCGCGCGCAATCATTTATGCATCCCCAGAAAGGGATTTTGCCGAAAAGGCGAGGGAAGAGGCATCCAAAATTCAGCAGGAGATGAGCGTGATTTTATCGGACCGCTAA
- a CDS encoding T9SS type B sorting domain-containing protein yields the protein MNFIRKVLSLGLLTGFAGIAEAQYITIDENYTARQLVEDVLVNSPCANVENFTVNGDPFNAGQNSYAFFSGNGSSFPFANGIVLSTARANRSAGPNDNLIDEGSPDWPGDPDLEQALGVSPTVNATILEFDFTPLSDHISFDYIFASEEYHGTATCQYSDGFAFLLRPADFSAPYTNLAVLPGSNEPVLVTNVHPQIAGGCPAENEAYFGGFNGNNAPINFNGQTAVLKAEATVTPYVKYHIKLVIADFLNIRYDSAIFLGGGSFKIEKDLGEDRTFAAGDPVCAGGETVILDATEPGNNTYQWFRNNIAIAGATNPQFQPLQEGDYKVEITLNATACVSTGEIKIDYAAPLDLSAVGIFQCDENNDGMAVFNLNKTNDRIRDNNPDAVFFNYYEDAAATAVIHSPASYTSAPKTVYAQITNQYGCPGMIPINLGIANNALPNLSPVPTCDDDQDGLYHFTLSTEVTPQVTAGLPSGLDVNYYLNPVDAAAGQNQVSDDFSNTEPFQQQIWAAITNGPDCYGIIPVNLVIQTFPRTGLEDVEDFLCDGTTITLEAPAGFSSYRWNDTAQSATRAITVSQPQTYIVTITDANGCTATKTFVIKASGKAIINSVDITDFRGDRNSVFIDATGAGDYEYSLDGQHYSDSPLFSDVTSGEYTVYVNDTHGCGITTKPIFVMDYPKFFTPNNDGVNDYWQIPFLRLYPDAEVLIFDRYGKLVYGFSGNGTGWDGRLDSKPLPSTDYWFTISIANRLIRGHFALKR from the coding sequence ATGAATTTTATACGAAAAGTGCTTTCCCTTGGGCTCTTGACCGGATTCGCAGGTATTGCGGAGGCCCAATATATTACCATTGATGAAAATTACACGGCCAGGCAGCTCGTCGAAGACGTTTTGGTCAACAGCCCGTGTGCCAATGTCGAGAATTTCACGGTCAATGGCGACCCATTCAACGCAGGCCAGAACAGCTATGCTTTTTTTAGCGGAAACGGAAGCAGTTTTCCTTTTGCCAACGGAATCGTGCTAAGTACTGCAAGGGCGAACCGAAGTGCCGGACCGAATGACAACCTGATTGACGAAGGCTCTCCTGACTGGCCGGGAGACCCGGACCTCGAACAGGCATTGGGGGTTTCTCCAACCGTAAATGCCACCATCCTGGAATTTGATTTTACGCCACTGAGCGACCACATCAGTTTCGACTACATCTTCGCTTCGGAGGAGTACCACGGCACGGCGACCTGCCAGTATTCTGACGGGTTTGCGTTTTTATTGCGCCCTGCAGATTTCAGCGCGCCGTACACGAACCTCGCAGTGCTGCCTGGCTCAAACGAGCCTGTCCTGGTGACGAATGTTCACCCACAGATTGCCGGAGGCTGTCCAGCCGAAAATGAGGCCTACTTTGGTGGATTTAACGGCAACAATGCCCCCATCAACTTCAACGGCCAGACAGCCGTGCTAAAAGCCGAAGCAACGGTAACCCCATATGTTAAATACCATATCAAACTGGTCATCGCCGATTTCCTGAACATCCGTTATGATTCGGCTATTTTTCTCGGAGGCGGCAGTTTCAAAATAGAGAAAGACCTTGGTGAGGACCGCACTTTTGCTGCAGGCGACCCCGTATGCGCGGGCGGAGAGACCGTCATCCTCGATGCCACAGAGCCGGGGAATAACACCTATCAGTGGTTTCGTAATAATATTGCCATTGCCGGAGCAACCAATCCGCAATTTCAGCCTCTTCAGGAAGGTGATTACAAGGTAGAGATTACCCTGAACGCCACCGCCTGTGTCTCTACGGGTGAAATTAAAATCGACTATGCCGCACCGCTGGACCTAAGTGCTGTGGGCATTTTCCAGTGTGATGAAAACAACGATGGTATGGCTGTATTTAACCTAAACAAAACAAATGACCGTATCCGGGATAACAATCCGGACGCCGTTTTCTTTAATTATTACGAGGATGCAGCCGCTACCGCAGTGATTCATTCGCCCGCAAGCTACACCTCAGCCCCTAAAACAGTGTACGCGCAGATCACGAACCAATACGGCTGTCCCGGCATGATTCCGATCAATCTCGGGATTGCCAACAACGCCTTACCCAACTTATCACCTGTCCCAACCTGCGACGATGATCAAGATGGCCTTTATCATTTCACGCTATCGACCGAAGTAACGCCTCAGGTTACCGCCGGACTTCCATCAGGACTTGATGTGAACTATTACCTAAATCCTGTCGATGCTGCGGCTGGACAAAACCAGGTTTCGGATGATTTCAGCAATACCGAACCGTTCCAGCAGCAAATTTGGGCAGCCATAACCAACGGACCCGATTGCTACGGTATCATTCCCGTAAATCTCGTGATTCAAACTTTTCCGCGTACCGGCCTCGAGGATGTAGAAGACTTTCTTTGTGACGGCACCACGATCACACTGGAAGCGCCTGCGGGTTTTTCATCATATCGCTGGAATGACACCGCGCAGTCTGCCACGCGGGCGATTACTGTGAGTCAGCCGCAAACCTACATCGTGACGATTACCGATGCGAACGGCTGCACGGCGACCAAGACATTTGTCATAAAAGCCTCAGGAAAAGCAATCATCAACAGCGTAGACATCACCGATTTTCGCGGCGACCGGAACAGCGTTTTCATCGATGCCACGGGCGCGGGTGATTACGAATATTCTCTTGACGGGCAGCACTATTCCGACAGTCCGTTGTTCAGTGATGTTACCTCGGGGGAATATACCGTGTACGTCAACGATACACACGGGTGCGGGATCACCACCAAACCGATTTTTGTAATGGATTATCCGAAATTCTTTACACCAAACAACGATGGTGTCAACGATTACTGGCAAATCCCGTTTCTGCGTCTCTACCCTGACGCCGAAGTCCTGATTTTTGACCGCTACGGAAAATTAGTATACGGCTTCAGTGGAAATGGTACCGGCTGGGACGGCAGGCTCGACTCGAAACCGTTGCCTTCAACCGATTATTGGTTTACGATTTCCATCGCGAACCGCCTGATTCGGGGGCATTTTGCCCTCAAACGATAA
- the thrC gene encoding threonine synthase: protein MTYYSLNHNAPEVSFREAVIQGLAPDKGLYFPKTITPLPISFFEHIETLTNEEIAFGAIRQFIGNEIPENELRQIIADTLCFDFPIVKMEENVYSLELFHGPTMAFKDVGARFMARCLAYFNRNNPETRNTVLVATSGDTGGAVASGFLGVKGVDVVILYPAGKVSDVQERQLTTLGQNITALEVDGVFDDCQDMVKKAFLDEDLKNHNLTSANSINIARWLPQMFYIFFAYKQLKRENKPLIVSCPSGNFGNICAAIMAKRLGLPIAYFVASTNANDTVPRFLENGKYAPKSSVATISNAMDVGNPSNFIRIQELYHNDLSEFEKDFSSFSFTDDETKSAMKAIYENSGYIAEPHGAVGYLGLKKEMAKHPGSIGIFLETAHPIKFPETVEPLLGITLDIPEQIKSVLGKEKKSLKISTYNELKDFLSHSG from the coding sequence ATGACGTACTATAGTTTAAACCATAATGCCCCGGAGGTATCATTTCGGGAAGCCGTAATACAAGGGCTGGCCCCGGATAAAGGGTTGTATTTCCCGAAGACCATCACGCCTTTGCCAATTTCCTTTTTCGAGCATATTGAAACCCTGACGAACGAAGAAATTGCATTCGGTGCGATCAGACAATTCATCGGAAACGAAATCCCCGAAAACGAATTGAGACAGATTATTGCAGACACCCTGTGCTTTGATTTCCCGATCGTAAAAATGGAAGAAAACGTTTATTCCCTCGAGTTGTTTCATGGCCCGACGATGGCATTTAAGGATGTCGGTGCCCGGTTTATGGCGCGTTGTCTGGCCTATTTCAACCGAAATAATCCTGAGACACGCAACACGGTTTTGGTCGCCACTTCAGGTGACACCGGCGGCGCGGTGGCCAGCGGCTTTCTGGGCGTAAAAGGCGTCGACGTCGTGATTTTGTATCCTGCGGGAAAAGTCAGCGATGTACAGGAACGGCAATTAACGACCTTAGGACAGAACATTACAGCATTGGAAGTTGATGGTGTGTTCGATGATTGCCAGGATATGGTAAAGAAGGCATTTTTGGATGAAGACCTAAAAAATCATAATCTAACATCGGCCAATTCCATCAACATCGCGCGTTGGCTGCCGCAGATGTTTTATATCTTTTTTGCTTATAAGCAATTGAAAAGAGAAAATAAACCGTTAATCGTCTCGTGCCCAAGCGGGAATTTCGGGAACATTTGTGCCGCAATCATGGCAAAACGGCTCGGCCTCCCGATTGCCTATTTTGTAGCGTCAACGAATGCCAACGATACCGTGCCGAGGTTCCTTGAAAACGGGAAATACGCCCCAAAATCATCGGTAGCAACGATTTCGAATGCAATGGATGTGGGAAATCCGAGCAATTTCATCAGGATTCAGGAACTGTACCACAATGACCTGTCCGAATTCGAAAAGGACTTTTCATCCTTTTCATTTACCGATGACGAAACAAAATCAGCAATGAAAGCCATTTATGAAAATTCAGGATATATCGCTGAACCGCATGGTGCCGTCGGATACCTCGGACTAAAGAAAGAAATGGCAAAGCATCCCGGAAGCATCGGCATATTTCTGGAAACCGCACATCCGATTAAATTCCCCGAAACCGTGGAGCCGCTGTTAGGGATTACGCTCGATATTCCCGAACAGATTAAAAGTGTGTTGGGGAAGGAAAAGAAAAGTTTGAAAATTAGCACTTACAACGAACTTAAAGATTTTTTAAGTCATTCAGGATAA
- a CDS encoding ABC transporter ATP-binding protein, whose protein sequence is METILSIKNLYKTYGKVKAVKNVSLEIQKGNVYGILGPNGSGKSTTLGIVLNVVNKTSGEYAWFGGTLKDNEALKRVGAIIERPNFYPYMTAEQNLKLVCKIKGVNYANIHKKLELVGLLERKDSKFSTFSLGMKQRLAIASALLNDPEILILDEPTNGLDPQGIHQIREIIRVIAATGTTILLASHLLDEVEKVCSHVLVLRKGEILYSGLVDGMTSKESFFELQSENMPLLAEALAQHPFVAKTVNEESKVIAYLSEDLKADDLNRYLFQKNIVLTHLNKRRNSLEEQFLELTAEKK, encoded by the coding sequence TTGGAAACCATTCTATCGATTAAGAACCTGTATAAGACTTACGGCAAGGTCAAAGCCGTAAAGAATGTCTCCCTCGAAATACAAAAAGGCAACGTCTACGGCATCTTGGGCCCAAACGGCAGCGGGAAATCAACTACATTAGGCATTGTTTTAAACGTGGTCAATAAAACCTCCGGGGAATATGCCTGGTTTGGCGGCACCCTGAAGGACAACGAGGCACTCAAGCGGGTGGGCGCTATCATTGAGCGCCCTAATTTTTATCCGTATATGACCGCCGAGCAAAACCTGAAACTCGTGTGCAAGATCAAGGGTGTCAACTATGCTAACATCCATAAAAAACTGGAACTTGTCGGGCTGCTGGAGCGGAAAGACAGTAAATTCAGTACTTTTTCACTGGGCATGAAACAGCGCCTCGCCATCGCCTCCGCGCTGCTCAACGATCCTGAAATTCTGATTTTGGATGAGCCCACCAACGGACTCGATCCTCAGGGCATCCACCAGATCAGGGAGATCATACGCGTAATTGCCGCTACCGGGACAACGATCCTGCTGGCTTCACACCTGCTGGACGAGGTGGAAAAAGTATGTTCGCACGTGCTGGTGCTGCGCAAGGGCGAGATCCTGTACTCCGGACTGGTCGACGGCATGACGTCAAAAGAAAGTTTTTTCGAATTGCAGTCCGAAAATATGCCATTGCTCGCTGAAGCGTTGGCACAACATCCATTTGTGGCGAAAACGGTCAACGAAGAATCAAAAGTGATCGCCTATCTGTCGGAAGACCTCAAAGCCGATGACCTGAACCGTTATCTCTTCCAGAAAAATATTGTGCTGACACACCTGAACAAGCGCAGGAACAGCCTCGAGGAACAATTTCTGGAATTAACCGCCGAAAAAAAATAA
- the prfA gene encoding peptide chain release factor 1 → MLDRLQYVKQRFDEISDLIIQPDVIADQKRYVALNKEYKELKALNEKREEYINVLGNIDEANEIIADGSDAEMTEMAQLQLEEAKSKLPQIEDEIKFMLIPKDPEDAKNVMVEIRAGTGGDEASIFAGDLFRMYTKYCEGRGWRTSVVDMNEGTSGGFKEVIFEVTGEDVYGTLKFEAGVHRVQRVPQTETQGRVHTSAATVMVLPEAEEFDVQIDMNDVRIDYFCSSGPGGQSVNTTKSAVRLTHMPTGLVAQCQDEKSQHKNKDKALTVLRSRLYEQELAKKQEEDAKKRSSQVSSGDRSAKIRTYNYSQGRVTDHRINMNIYDLQNFVNGDIQKMIDELQLVNNTEKLKEASEVY, encoded by the coding sequence ATGCTAGACAGGCTCCAATACGTAAAACAGCGTTTCGACGAAATCTCCGACCTGATTATCCAACCGGATGTCATTGCCGACCAGAAACGTTATGTCGCGTTGAATAAAGAATATAAGGAATTGAAAGCGCTCAATGAAAAGCGCGAAGAATACATCAATGTCCTCGGGAATATCGATGAAGCGAACGAAATCATTGCCGATGGCTCAGACGCCGAAATGACCGAAATGGCACAGCTGCAGCTCGAAGAAGCCAAGAGCAAACTCCCGCAGATTGAAGACGAAATCAAGTTTATGCTGATCCCGAAAGACCCGGAAGATGCGAAGAACGTAATGGTCGAGATCCGTGCCGGTACCGGAGGCGATGAGGCCAGTATCTTTGCCGGAGATTTGTTCCGGATGTACACAAAATACTGCGAAGGCCGAGGCTGGAGAACCTCAGTTGTGGATATGAATGAAGGTACTTCAGGTGGTTTCAAGGAAGTCATTTTTGAGGTTACCGGAGAGGATGTTTATGGTACGCTCAAATTCGAAGCAGGCGTACACCGCGTCCAGCGCGTGCCGCAAACCGAAACGCAGGGACGCGTCCATACGTCGGCAGCGACGGTTATGGTGCTTCCGGAAGCTGAGGAATTCGACGTGCAGATCGACATGAATGATGTCCGTATCGACTACTTCTGTTCATCAGGTCCCGGCGGTCAATCGGTAAATACAACCAAATCAGCGGTGCGTCTGACGCACATGCCCACCGGACTCGTAGCGCAATGCCAGGACGAGAAGTCACAGCACAAAAACAAGGACAAGGCCTTAACGGTGTTGCGTTCGCGTTTATACGAACAGGAACTTGCCAAAAAGCAGGAGGAAGACGCTAAGAAGCGTTCGTCACAGGTGAGCTCGGGCGACCGTTCCGCGAAAATCCGTACCTATAACTATTCCCAGGGCCGTGTTACCGATCACCGTATCAATATGAACATTTACGATCTGCAGAATTTCGTGAACGGAGACATCCAGAAGATGATTGACGAATTGCAATTGGTGAACAATACGGAAAAGCTCAAGGAAGCGAGCGAAGTCTACTAA
- a CDS encoding nucleoid-associated protein, whose amino-acid sequence MINLYNTHIESLSIHRVGNKSRNEAIFLSEAPFALKDEIVPLIKEYFFKPFRDKEENYFQFAHEVDLDYNDMFKYASEIFENPSNVHDISKKITNHLYEQSNHPHIKNGEVYVAYLTNLTIDNNPVDAIGIFKSELQTDFLQFQEKGTDLEMILQQGINLNKLDKGCLIFNYKKEEGYKILTVDSNRYDARYWLEYFLSVDAFQDENFITKKYLKFCQDFAKDVVLPAEDKKEEVMFMNRSVNYFAKNDQFEETNFLNEVLDNPDLIPEFKSYKVDKGEKYSIEDVTEFPIANAAVSDARRKIKNVINLDTNIQIKLDFINPESAEKFVEKGWDEEKQMYYYLVYFNKEQKS is encoded by the coding sequence ATGATCAACCTATACAACACCCACATCGAATCGCTTTCCATCCACCGCGTTGGCAACAAATCCCGAAATGAAGCCATTTTCCTGTCTGAAGCGCCGTTTGCGCTCAAGGACGAGATCGTGCCACTCATCAAGGAGTATTTCTTCAAACCGTTCCGCGACAAGGAAGAGAATTATTTCCAGTTTGCGCATGAGGTGGATCTGGATTACAACGACATGTTCAAATACGCTTCTGAGATTTTCGAAAATCCGTCGAACGTACACGACATTTCGAAAAAAATCACCAACCATCTTTATGAGCAGTCCAATCATCCGCACATCAAGAATGGTGAGGTGTATGTTGCCTACCTGACGAACCTGACGATCGACAACAATCCTGTGGATGCGATCGGGATTTTCAAGAGTGAGCTGCAAACGGACTTCCTGCAGTTCCAGGAAAAAGGCACCGATCTCGAAATGATCCTGCAGCAGGGCATCAACCTGAACAAGCTCGACAAAGGCTGCCTGATTTTCAACTATAAGAAAGAAGAGGGCTATAAAATCCTGACCGTTGACTCCAACCGCTACGATGCGCGCTATTGGCTCGAATATTTCCTGTCGGTTGATGCGTTCCAGGACGAGAATTTCATCACGAAGAAATACCTGAAATTCTGCCAGGATTTCGCCAAGGATGTCGTGCTGCCTGCCGAAGACAAAAAAGAAGAAGTGATGTTCATGAACCGTTCGGTAAATTATTTTGCCAAAAACGACCAGTTCGAGGAAACGAATTTCCTGAATGAAGTATTGGACAACCCAGACCTGATTCCGGAGTTTAAAAGCTATAAGGTCGACAAGGGTGAGAAGTACAGTATCGAAGACGTCACGGAATTCCCGATTGCCAATGCCGCCGTTTCTGATGCGCGCCGTAAGATCAAGAACGTAATCAACCTCGATACCAATATCCAGATCAAGCTCGATTTCATCAACCCGGAAAGCGCTGAGAAATTCGTCGAGAAAGGTTGGGATGAGGAAAAGCAGATGTATTACTACCTCGTGTATTTCAATAAGGAACAGAAAAGCTAA